In Variovorax paradoxus, a single genomic region encodes these proteins:
- a CDS encoding peroxidase-related enzyme (This protein belongs to a clade of uncharacterized proteins related to peroxidases such as the alkylhydroperoxidase AhpD.) has translation MTPNNRYPLAELKDLPEDIRAAILAVQEKAGFVPNVFLALARRPAEWRAFFAYHDALMLKEEGSLTKGDREMIVTTTSAANQCLYCVVAHGALLRIYEKKPLVADQVAVNYRKADITPRQRAMLDFAMKVCDRSHEIDDNDFPPLHAHGFDDEDIWDIAAITAFFGLSNRMASFSGMQPNNEFFLMGRLPREKK, from the coding sequence ATGACCCCGAACAACCGCTACCCGCTCGCCGAACTGAAAGACCTGCCGGAGGACATCCGCGCCGCCATCCTCGCGGTGCAGGAAAAGGCGGGCTTCGTGCCCAACGTGTTCCTGGCCCTCGCGCGCCGCCCGGCCGAATGGCGCGCCTTTTTCGCGTACCACGACGCGCTCATGCTCAAGGAAGAAGGCTCGCTCACCAAGGGCGACCGCGAGATGATCGTCACCACCACCAGCGCGGCCAACCAGTGCCTGTACTGCGTGGTGGCGCACGGCGCGCTGCTGCGCATCTACGAGAAGAAGCCGCTGGTGGCCGACCAGGTGGCGGTGAACTACCGCAAGGCCGACATCACGCCGCGCCAGCGCGCGATGCTCGACTTCGCGATGAAGGTCTGCGACCGCTCGCACGAGATCGACGACAACGACTTCCCGCCCCTGCACGCCCACGGCTTCGACGACGAGGACATCTGGGACATCGCGGCCATCACCGCCTTCTTCGGGCTGAGCAACCGCATGGCCAGCTTCAGCGGCATGCAGCCGAACAACGAGTTCTTCCTCATGGGGCGGCTGCCCCGCGAGAAGAAGTAA
- a CDS encoding phosphoethanolamine transferase — MSVLRIDPASAPQGSFPEPDPLAAASPAAPWTRFNHWLGRPRSAGAVVVWLSLYLVLTTNWPLWSELARIGGAPSTYMPTIAVMSLLTFCGSLAILSFTAWSRWMKPLWLVVVVLAAVVQHYMLAYRVVMDPTMVANAMQTDPNEARDLMSWRMAFNVLVVTLPAAYLLWRVRIPPMRFLSKLWRNVALLLLSVILALGAVVSMNRELAPLMRNNVHLRYMMNPIASLYSAGALVIKPLFKHSGKLISITAGTALGTSYAAQTKPPLFVVVVGETARADHFSLNGYARDTNPELAKRGVLSYREVRSCGTNTLASVPCMFSPLGKQGYESRKDDYETLVDVLQAAGLAVFWLDNQAGCKGVCERIPNASAFAGLDAATKKALCDGDECLDDVMLKGLDERIAALPAERRAKGIVLVMHQMGSHGPAYYKRSAPDVKRFVPECKTNALAECGHAELMNVYDNSILQTDRFLGETIDWLKGQTKQYDPALLYVSDHGESLGEYGLFLHGVPYSFAPDAQKHVPMVTWFSDGMSERRKLSRSCMEAGLDAPLTHDNLYHTVLGVMDVTTPTYKPALDALASCRAKG; from the coding sequence ATGTCTGTTTTGCGTATCGACCCGGCATCTGCACCGCAAGGTAGCTTCCCCGAACCCGACCCACTCGCCGCCGCATCGCCGGCAGCGCCCTGGACACGTTTCAACCATTGGCTCGGCCGCCCACGTTCCGCTGGCGCGGTCGTCGTCTGGCTCAGCCTTTATCTCGTACTGACCACCAACTGGCCGCTCTGGAGCGAGCTGGCCCGCATCGGCGGTGCGCCCAGCACCTACATGCCGACCATCGCGGTCATGAGCCTGCTCACTTTCTGCGGCTCGCTGGCGATCCTGTCGTTCACCGCCTGGTCGCGCTGGATGAAGCCGCTGTGGCTCGTGGTGGTCGTGCTGGCCGCGGTGGTCCAGCACTACATGCTCGCGTACCGCGTGGTCATGGACCCGACCATGGTCGCCAACGCGATGCAGACCGACCCCAACGAGGCACGCGACCTGATGAGCTGGCGCATGGCCTTCAACGTGCTGGTGGTCACGCTGCCCGCGGCTTATCTGCTCTGGCGCGTTCGCATCCCGCCGATGCGTTTTCTGTCGAAGCTCTGGCGCAACGTCGCGTTGCTGCTGCTGTCGGTGATCCTGGCGCTGGGCGCGGTGGTGTCCATGAACCGCGAGCTGGCGCCGCTGATGCGCAACAACGTGCACCTGCGCTACATGATGAATCCGATCGCCAGCCTCTATTCGGCCGGCGCGCTGGTCATCAAGCCCTTGTTCAAGCACAGCGGCAAGCTGATCTCGATCACCGCCGGCACGGCGCTGGGCACGAGCTACGCCGCGCAGACCAAGCCGCCGCTGTTCGTGGTGGTGGTGGGCGAGACCGCGCGGGCCGATCACTTCTCGCTCAACGGCTACGCCCGCGACACCAACCCCGAGCTCGCCAAGCGCGGCGTGCTGAGCTACCGCGAGGTGCGCTCCTGCGGCACCAACACGCTGGCCTCGGTGCCGTGCATGTTCTCGCCGCTGGGCAAGCAGGGCTACGAATCGCGCAAGGACGACTACGAGACCCTGGTCGACGTGTTGCAGGCGGCCGGCCTTGCCGTGTTCTGGCTCGACAACCAGGCCGGCTGCAAGGGCGTTTGCGAGCGCATTCCGAACGCATCCGCGTTCGCCGGGCTCGACGCGGCCACCAAGAAGGCGCTGTGCGACGGCGACGAATGCCTCGACGACGTGATGCTCAAGGGCCTGGACGAGCGCATTGCCGCGCTGCCGGCCGAGCGCCGCGCCAAGGGCATCGTGCTGGTCATGCACCAGATGGGCAGCCACGGCCCGGCCTACTACAAGCGTTCCGCGCCCGACGTGAAGCGCTTCGTGCCCGAGTGCAAAACCAACGCATTGGCGGAGTGCGGCCATGCCGAGCTGATGAACGTCTACGACAACTCGATCCTGCAGACCGACCGCTTCCTGGGCGAGACCATCGACTGGCTCAAAGGGCAGACGAAGCAGTACGACCCGGCGCTGCTTTACGTGAGCGACCACGGCGAGTCGCTCGGCGAATACGGCCTGTTCCTGCACGGCGTGCCCTACAGCTTCGCACCCGACGCGCAGAAGCACGTGCCCATGGTTACCTGGTTCAGCGACGGCATGAGCGAGCGGCGCAAGCTCTCGCGTTCGTGCATGGAAGCGGGGCTGGACGCGCCGCTCACGCACGACAACCTCTATCACACGGTGCTCGGCGTGATGGACGTGACCACGCCGACCTACAAGCCGGCACTGGACGCCCTCGCGTCCTGCCGGGCAAAGGGCTGA
- a CDS encoding phosphatase PAP2 family protein, with protein sequence MQGIDAALFELVNAGPSVPAWSLPFASFASDFLPALLALALAIGALLDRRWRHAFFTAMVSLLAVWLIVHVFRGLFPMPRPAFYGLGIQWVPQGVRPGFPSMHAAGTFTAAFSLWCLPRRWPMLAALAVAATVAWSRLYLGLHFPSDVVAAAMLGALVSILVERGLRLIPRIRISPAPVQAMMTRLRSRARRA encoded by the coding sequence ATGCAGGGTATTGACGCCGCCCTGTTCGAGCTGGTCAATGCGGGCCCTTCGGTGCCTGCATGGAGCCTTCCTTTCGCCAGCTTCGCCTCCGATTTCCTGCCGGCCCTGCTGGCGCTGGCGCTGGCCATCGGCGCGCTGCTCGACCGGCGCTGGCGCCACGCCTTCTTCACCGCGATGGTCAGCCTGCTGGCCGTCTGGCTGATCGTGCACGTGTTCCGCGGGCTGTTTCCGATGCCCCGGCCCGCTTTCTACGGCCTGGGCATCCAGTGGGTGCCGCAGGGCGTTCGACCCGGTTTCCCGAGCATGCATGCGGCGGGCACCTTCACCGCCGCGTTCTCGCTCTGGTGCCTGCCGAGGCGCTGGCCGATGCTGGCCGCGCTGGCGGTGGCGGCCACGGTGGCCTGGAGCCGCCTGTACCTGGGGCTGCACTTTCCGTCCGACGTGGTGGCGGCGGCGATGCTCGGAGCTCTGGTCTCTATCTTGGTGGAGCGTGGCCTTCGCCTGATTCCGCGCATCCGTATTTCGCCTGCCCCAGTGCAGGCCATGATGACAAGGCTGCGGTCACGCGCAAGGCGAGCCTGA
- a CDS encoding phosphatase PAP2 family protein produces the protein MHNGARDLSWALLTALFIAIRWPVGVLRRLGTGDRVQLALATLAAVVAVSLIKHASDTSCPWDLKEFGGVARYVSHWTWDVSDGGPGGCFPAGHASAAFAYMGGYFVLRRVSARAAGIWLAVAVVAGLALGLSQQVRGAHYMSHTLWTAWICWTVGFAIEVVFGRFNPKVLEPAVPVHAGY, from the coding sequence ATGCATAACGGCGCCCGCGACCTCAGCTGGGCGCTCCTTACCGCGCTGTTCATTGCCATCCGCTGGCCGGTCGGCGTGCTTCGGCGCCTGGGCACCGGCGACCGGGTGCAACTGGCGCTGGCCACGCTGGCCGCGGTGGTCGCCGTCAGCCTCATCAAGCACGCCAGCGACACCAGCTGCCCCTGGGACCTGAAGGAGTTCGGCGGCGTGGCGCGCTACGTGTCGCATTGGACCTGGGACGTGTCCGACGGCGGCCCGGGCGGGTGCTTCCCGGCCGGCCATGCCTCCGCGGCGTTCGCCTACATGGGTGGCTACTTCGTGCTGCGCCGGGTCTCGGCCCGGGCGGCGGGCATCTGGCTGGCGGTGGCGGTGGTGGCCGGGTTGGCGCTGGGGCTGTCGCAGCAGGTGCGCGGCGCGCACTACATGAGCCATACCCTCTGGACTGCCTGGATCTGCTGGACGGTGGGTTTTGCCATCGAAGTGGTGTTCGGACGCTTCAATCCGAAAGTTCTCGAACCGGCAGTACCCGTCCATGCAGGGTATTGA
- a CDS encoding winged helix-turn-helix domain-containing protein: MRILLVEDDTSLADAVCSYLIAKAFVVDVAPSLADARGALLSVQYAAVLLDLHLGDGDGLSLLPQVRALPERPIVIVLTARDQVTDRIRGLDAGADDYLIKPYDPAELLARLRAVERRRSASSSPVLQLGTLEIDLAHDMVRKNGAPITLTQKEWALLRVMATRPERIHTRENLADALYGFGDEADSNTLEVFISRLRRKLGRSHIQTLRGLGYRLSFSADDDE; the protein is encoded by the coding sequence GTGCGCATATTGCTGGTCGAAGATGACACCTCGCTGGCAGATGCCGTCTGCAGCTACCTGATCGCCAAGGCTTTCGTGGTCGACGTGGCGCCCAGCCTTGCCGACGCACGCGGCGCGCTGCTCTCGGTCCAGTACGCGGCGGTGTTGCTCGACCTGCACCTGGGCGACGGCGACGGGCTCTCGCTGCTGCCGCAGGTGCGCGCCCTGCCCGAGCGGCCCATCGTCATCGTGCTGACCGCGCGCGACCAGGTCACCGACCGCATCCGCGGGCTGGACGCCGGCGCCGACGACTACCTCATCAAGCCCTACGACCCGGCCGAACTGCTGGCCCGCCTGCGCGCCGTCGAGCGGCGGCGCAGCGCCAGCAGCTCGCCGGTGCTGCAGCTGGGCACGCTGGAGATCGACCTGGCGCACGACATGGTCCGCAAGAACGGCGCGCCCATCACGCTGACCCAGAAGGAATGGGCGCTGCTTCGCGTGATGGCGACCCGGCCCGAGCGCATCCACACGCGCGAGAACCTGGCCGACGCGCTCTACGGCTTCGGCGACGAGGCCGACAGCAACACGCTCGAAGTCTTCATCAGCCGCCTGCGCCGCAAGCTCGGGCGCAGCCACATCCAGACACTGCGCGGCCTCGGCTACCGCCTGTCGTTCTCCGCGGACGACGACGAATGA
- a CDS encoding sensor histidine kinase, whose amino-acid sequence MKFGSKPGEGRDSLAGRLTRTLIVWVGGVWLMCVLAVVWYVDREINHNFDNELVEVSHRMFDMAVQELDKLQHTSGTAPTEPLIAPKQLFSEDAVMYQVVDTHEHVLLRSAETPAGTFDVPLAAGFANNQTWRIYTVRHPTLGLYFQVADPLDERRRALNRTLFGLIIPLGAVLPLLALVLRNVARAELRVLQQLAGEIAKRNGADLRPITLPGLPQELRSVGDHVNRLLERLSQSLDVERALAANAAHELRTPLAAARLRLQTALEHDLRRNDVQAALDALQMLSHRAEKLLQLSRAESGASLARARVDLVQLVGTVAQEMWQDPQVNERLVLKVPDSAAPVALGDVDALAIALRNLVENALRYGGERVTVEVMAPCTLVVRDFGAGVGAEQLQTLRQRHVRHASDRAGYGLGLSIVGTIVEKHNARLELASPPPGAAHGFEARIVLQPA is encoded by the coding sequence ATGAAGTTCGGCAGCAAGCCCGGCGAAGGCCGCGACTCCCTGGCCGGGCGGCTCACGCGGACGCTGATCGTCTGGGTCGGCGGCGTGTGGCTGATGTGCGTGCTCGCGGTGGTCTGGTACGTGGACCGCGAGATCAACCACAACTTCGACAACGAACTGGTCGAGGTGTCCCACCGCATGTTCGACATGGCGGTGCAGGAACTAGACAAACTCCAGCACACGAGCGGCACCGCCCCCACGGAGCCGCTGATCGCGCCCAAGCAGCTGTTCTCCGAAGACGCGGTGATGTACCAGGTGGTCGACACCCACGAGCATGTGCTGCTGCGCTCGGCCGAAACCCCCGCCGGCACCTTCGACGTGCCGCTGGCCGCCGGCTTCGCCAACAACCAGACCTGGCGCATCTACACCGTGCGGCACCCCACGCTGGGGCTGTACTTCCAGGTGGCCGACCCGCTCGACGAGCGGCGCCGCGCGCTGAACCGCACGCTGTTCGGCCTGATCATCCCGCTGGGCGCGGTGCTGCCGCTGCTTGCGCTGGTGCTGCGCAACGTGGCGCGCGCCGAACTGCGCGTGCTGCAGCAACTGGCCGGAGAAATCGCCAAGCGCAACGGCGCCGACCTGCGGCCCATCACCCTGCCCGGCCTGCCGCAGGAGCTGCGCTCGGTCGGCGACCACGTCAACCGGCTGCTGGAGCGGCTGTCGCAGTCGCTCGACGTGGAGCGCGCGCTCGCGGCCAATGCCGCGCACGAGCTGCGTACCCCGCTGGCCGCCGCGCGGCTGCGCCTGCAAACCGCGCTGGAGCACGACCTGCGGCGCAACGACGTGCAGGCCGCGCTCGACGCGCTTCAGATGCTGAGCCATCGCGCCGAGAAGCTGCTGCAGCTGTCGCGCGCCGAATCCGGGGCCTCGCTGGCGCGCGCGCGGGTCGACCTGGTGCAGCTCGTGGGCACCGTGGCACAGGAGATGTGGCAAGACCCGCAGGTCAACGAGCGCCTGGTGCTCAAGGTGCCCGACAGCGCCGCGCCGGTGGCGCTGGGCGATGTCGACGCGCTGGCCATCGCGCTGCGCAACCTGGTGGAAAACGCCCTGCGCTACGGCGGCGAACGCGTGACCGTCGAAGTGATGGCGCCCTGCACGCTGGTGGTGCGCGACTTCGGCGCCGGCGTCGGTGCCGAGCAACTGCAGACGCTGCGGCAGCGCCACGTGCGGCACGCCTCCGACCGCGCGGGCTACGGGCTGGGCCTGTCGATCGTCGGGACCATCGTCGAGAAGCACAACGCGCGGCTCGAACTGGCGTCGCCGCCGCCCGGCGCGGCGCACGGCTTCGAGGCCCGCATCGTGCTGCAGCCGGCCTGA
- a CDS encoding acyl-CoA thioesterase: protein MRIEIPEKKKLVYETLIPIRWGDMDAMGHLNNGTYFRYLETARIDWMHSIGFEPEPSGEGMVIVNAFCNFYRQIEYPGKVLLKMYVSDPGRTTFESWGTMAREEAPDEICAAGGATTIWVDFPKQKALALPDWLRTLVSE, encoded by the coding sequence ATGAGAATCGAAATCCCCGAAAAGAAGAAGCTCGTGTACGAAACCCTGATCCCCATCCGCTGGGGAGACATGGACGCCATGGGCCACCTGAACAACGGCACCTACTTCCGCTACCTCGAGACCGCGCGCATCGACTGGATGCATTCCATCGGCTTCGAGCCCGAGCCGAGCGGCGAAGGCATGGTGATCGTCAACGCCTTCTGCAATTTCTACCGGCAGATCGAATACCCCGGCAAGGTGCTGCTGAAGATGTACGTGAGCGACCCCGGCCGCACCACCTTCGAGAGCTGGGGCACCATGGCCCGCGAGGAAGCGCCCGACGAGATCTGCGCGGCCGGCGGCGCGACCACCATCTGGGTCGACTTTCCGAAGCAGAAGGCGCTGGCGCTGCCCGACTGGCTGCGCACGCTGGTGAGCGAGTAG
- a CDS encoding DMT family transporter encodes MAAGLGAGALWGLVFVAPRMVGHFGMVDITAARFLVFGAISGLAVFARPAAARWPNGRQAVAALGLSVLGFSGYYLLLAFGIEAAGTEVPSLIIGTIPVWMMLLGRPAGLRLSALLPGLVLTGAGIALMIWGAWSAQHGAGDAGGARFGWGIALALCAMASWTVYGLLNAAWLQRHTELNATDWANWLGVATGLGALLLWVVAGSDVATLQARPDGMLFVWIALASGFGSSWLATILWNIASQRLSASLCGQLIVSETLFALFYSFVWDGRWPQATEWAAALLFVLGILASIKAHR; translated from the coding sequence ATTGCCGCCGGCCTGGGTGCCGGTGCGCTCTGGGGGCTGGTGTTCGTGGCGCCGCGCATGGTGGGGCACTTCGGCATGGTCGACATCACCGCCGCGCGCTTCCTGGTGTTCGGCGCCATCTCGGGGCTCGCGGTGTTCGCGCGGCCGGCCGCCGCGCGCTGGCCGAACGGCCGGCAGGCGGTGGCGGCACTGGGGCTCAGCGTGCTGGGCTTCAGCGGCTACTACCTGCTGCTGGCGTTCGGCATCGAGGCCGCCGGCACCGAAGTGCCCAGCCTCATCATCGGCACGATTCCGGTCTGGATGATGCTGCTCGGCAGGCCCGCTGGCCTTCGGCTGAGCGCGCTGTTGCCGGGGCTCGTGCTCACGGGCGCGGGCATCGCGCTGATGATCTGGGGCGCTTGGTCGGCGCAGCATGGCGCGGGCGACGCCGGCGGCGCGCGTTTCGGCTGGGGCATCGCGCTGGCGCTGTGCGCAATGGCGAGCTGGACGGTCTACGGCCTGCTCAACGCCGCCTGGCTGCAACGCCACACCGAACTCAACGCGACCGACTGGGCCAACTGGCTCGGCGTGGCGACCGGACTGGGCGCCTTGCTGTTGTGGGTGGTCGCGGGCAGCGACGTGGCCACGCTGCAGGCGCGGCCCGACGGCATGCTCTTCGTCTGGATCGCGCTCGCCAGCGGCTTCGGCTCTTCGTGGCTGGCCACCATTCTCTGGAACATCGCGAGCCAGCGGCTCTCCGCGAGCCTGTGCGGCCAGCTGATCGTGAGCGAGACGCTGTTCGCGCTGTTCTATTCCTTCGTCTGGGACGGCCGCTGGCCGCAGGCCACCGAGTGGGCCGCGGCACTGCTGTTCGTGCTGGGCATCCTCGCATCCATCAAGGCACACCGATGA
- a CDS encoding SDR family oxidoreductase, translating into MAYSIDLSGRVAFVTGASSGLGAQFAKTLARAGAAVVLASRRVEKLKELRARIEGEGGDAHVVELDVTDIGSIKAAVARAETEVGPIDVLVNNSGVSTTQRLQDVTPDDYDYIFDTNVKGSFFVAQEVGKRMLARARGTAPGTYIGGRIINIASAAALKVMPQIGTYCMSKIAVVQMTKAMALEWGRFGINVNALCPGYITTELNEEHWTTEGGAKLVNMLPRKRVGKPEDLDGLIVLLASGQSHFVNGAVIAADDGFAL; encoded by the coding sequence ATGGCATACAGCATCGATCTCTCGGGCCGCGTCGCCTTTGTCACAGGCGCCTCCAGCGGGCTTGGCGCCCAGTTCGCAAAAACGCTGGCGCGCGCGGGCGCCGCGGTGGTGCTCGCAAGCCGCCGCGTCGAGAAGCTCAAGGAGCTGCGCGCACGCATCGAAGGCGAGGGCGGCGACGCCCACGTGGTCGAGCTCGACGTGACCGACATCGGCAGCATCAAGGCCGCCGTCGCGCGCGCCGAGACCGAGGTCGGTCCCATCGATGTCCTGGTCAACAACTCGGGCGTGAGCACCACCCAGCGCCTGCAGGACGTGACACCCGACGACTACGACTACATCTTCGACACCAACGTCAAGGGCTCCTTCTTCGTCGCGCAGGAAGTCGGCAAGCGCATGCTGGCGCGCGCCCGCGGCACGGCGCCGGGCACCTACATCGGCGGGCGCATCATCAATATCGCGTCTGCGGCGGCGCTGAAGGTCATGCCGCAGATCGGCACTTACTGCATGAGCAAGATCGCCGTGGTGCAGATGACCAAGGCCATGGCGCTCGAGTGGGGCCGCTTCGGCATCAACGTGAACGCGCTGTGCCCGGGCTACATCACGACCGAGCTCAACGAGGAGCACTGGACCACCGAGGGCGGCGCCAAGCTGGTCAACATGCTGCCGCGCAAGCGCGTGGGCAAGCCCGAAGACCTGGACGGCCTGATCGTGCTGCTGGCCAGCGGCCAGAGCCACTTCGTGAACGGCGCCGTCATCGCGGCCGACGACGGGTTCGCGCTCTGA
- a CDS encoding electron transfer flavoprotein-ubiquinone oxidoreductase: MTHDEILAQFGPREAMEYDVVVVGGGPAGLSTAIRLKQLAAQHEKEISVVVLEKGSEPGAHILSGAIMDPRALNELLPDWKELGAPLNQPVTDDAMVFLGEKGSLRTPNAFLPACFQNHGNYIISLGAFTKWLAQQAENLGVEIFPGFPAAEVLYNEDGSVRGVATGNMGIGKDGEPTENFQLGMELLGKYTVFAEGARGHLGRQLIAKYKLDAGKDPQTYGLGVKEVWEIDPKRHQPGFVLHTAGWPMKSDTYGGAFLYHMEDNKVTMGFITGLDYSNPYLSPFEEMQRWKLHPNIRWYLEGDEAKGIKPAKRIGYGARAITAGGLMSLPKTVFPGGALVGCEAGYLNVSRIKGSHAAIKTGMLCAEAAFEAVQAGRQHDELTAYPEAFEKSWLHTELKKARNFKAWFKKGLGVATLMNGIEQWLLKGNIPWTLRRNKADHLYLKPASECKPIVYPKPDGKLTFDRLSSVFISNTNHEEQQPAHLTLKDPTVPVNINLEKFAGPESRYCPAGVYEFVGTDDGKQRLQINAQNCVHCKTCDIKDPTQNIVWVTPEGGGGPNYVGM, from the coding sequence ATGACCCACGACGAAATCCTCGCCCAGTTCGGCCCTCGCGAAGCCATGGAATACGACGTGGTCGTGGTCGGTGGCGGCCCGGCCGGCCTCTCGACCGCGATCCGGCTCAAGCAGCTCGCAGCGCAGCACGAGAAAGAGATCTCGGTCGTGGTGCTCGAGAAGGGTTCGGAGCCCGGCGCGCACATCCTGTCGGGCGCCATCATGGACCCGCGCGCGCTCAACGAACTGCTGCCCGACTGGAAGGAGCTGGGCGCGCCGCTGAACCAGCCGGTCACCGACGACGCGATGGTGTTCCTGGGCGAAAAGGGCAGCCTGCGCACGCCCAACGCCTTCCTGCCGGCGTGCTTCCAGAACCACGGCAACTACATCATCAGCCTGGGCGCCTTCACCAAGTGGCTGGCGCAGCAGGCCGAGAATCTCGGCGTCGAGATCTTCCCCGGCTTCCCGGCCGCCGAGGTGCTCTACAACGAGGACGGCTCGGTGCGCGGCGTGGCCACCGGCAACATGGGCATCGGCAAGGACGGCGAGCCGACCGAGAACTTCCAGCTCGGCATGGAGCTGCTGGGCAAGTACACCGTGTTCGCCGAAGGCGCGCGCGGCCACCTGGGCCGCCAGCTCATCGCCAAGTACAAGCTCGACGCCGGCAAGGACCCGCAGACCTACGGCCTGGGCGTGAAGGAAGTCTGGGAAATCGACCCCAAGCGCCATCAGCCCGGCTTCGTGCTGCACACCGCCGGCTGGCCCATGAAGAGCGACACCTACGGCGGCGCGTTCCTCTATCACATGGAGGACAACAAGGTCACCATGGGCTTCATCACGGGCCTGGACTACAGCAACCCTTATCTGAGCCCGTTCGAGGAAATGCAGCGCTGGAAGCTGCACCCCAACATCCGCTGGTACCTGGAAGGCGACGAGGCCAAGGGGATCAAGCCCGCCAAGCGCATCGGCTACGGCGCGCGCGCCATCACCGCGGGCGGCCTCATGTCGCTGCCCAAGACGGTGTTCCCCGGCGGCGCGCTGGTCGGCTGCGAGGCCGGCTACCTCAACGTGAGCCGCATCAAGGGCAGCCACGCCGCCATCAAGACCGGCATGCTGTGCGCCGAGGCGGCCTTCGAGGCCGTGCAGGCCGGCCGCCAGCACGACGAACTCACCGCATACCCGGAAGCCTTCGAAAAGAGCTGGCTGCACACCGAGCTGAAGAAGGCGCGCAACTTCAAGGCGTGGTTCAAGAAGGGCCTGGGCGTCGCCACGCTCATGAACGGCATCGAGCAATGGCTGCTCAAGGGCAACATCCCCTGGACGCTGCGCCGCAACAAGGCCGACCACCTGTACCTGAAGCCTGCGTCCGAGTGCAAGCCCATCGTGTACCCCAAGCCCGACGGCAAGCTCACCTTCGACCGCCTCTCCAGCGTGTTCATCAGCAACACCAACCATGAAGAGCAGCAGCCGGCCCACCTGACGCTGAAAGACCCGACGGTGCCGGTGAACATCAACCTCGAGAAGTTCGCCGGCCCCGAAAGCCGCTACTGCCCGGCCGGCGTGTACGAGTTCGTCGGCACCGACGACGGCAAGCAGCGCCTGCAGATCAACGCGCAGAACTGCGTGCACTGCAAGACCTGCGACATCAAGGACCCGACGCAGAACATCGTGTGGGTCACGCCCGAGGGCGGTGGCGGCCCGAACTACGTCGGCATGTAA
- the denD gene encoding D-erythronate dehydrogenase has product MHIVITGGAGFLGARLARTLLKQGSLALAGAPARPIERVTLVDRAAPPADLASDARISAITGDLNAQLAADADATPWREADAIFHLAAAVSGECEADFDLGMRSNFAATHALLEKVRTLGTKPVLVFSSSLAVFGDSPEQPLPKVIEDHTLPTPQTSYGIQKFIGEQLVADFTRKGFVRGRSVRLMTVSVRPGKPNGAASGFFSGMVREPLAGLRAACPVPDATPVAIASPARTVEGIIRAAEASDAEWGPRTALNLPSLATTVGDMAAALERVAGKAATALLDRTPDPAIQRIVKTWPGHFETARARALGLTADESFEAVIREYVRENPDAVKLPVAA; this is encoded by the coding sequence ATGCACATCGTCATCACCGGCGGCGCCGGCTTTCTGGGCGCACGCCTCGCCCGCACGCTGTTGAAGCAAGGCAGCCTCGCGCTGGCCGGCGCACCGGCTCGCCCCATCGAACGCGTCACGCTGGTCGACCGCGCTGCCCCGCCGGCCGACCTCGCATCCGATGCTCGCATCAGCGCCATCACCGGCGACCTGAACGCGCAGCTCGCCGCCGATGCCGACGCCACGCCCTGGCGCGAGGCCGATGCCATCTTCCACCTGGCCGCCGCGGTGAGCGGCGAATGCGAGGCCGACTTCGACCTCGGCATGCGCAGCAACTTCGCGGCCACGCATGCACTGCTCGAAAAGGTGCGCACGCTCGGCACGAAGCCGGTGCTGGTGTTCTCCAGCTCGCTCGCCGTGTTCGGCGATTCGCCCGAGCAGCCGTTGCCCAAGGTCATCGAAGACCACACGCTGCCCACGCCGCAGACCAGCTACGGCATCCAGAAGTTCATCGGCGAACAGCTGGTGGCCGATTTCACGCGCAAGGGTTTCGTGCGCGGGCGCAGCGTGCGGCTCATGACGGTGAGCGTGCGGCCGGGCAAGCCGAACGGCGCGGCTTCGGGTTTCTTCAGCGGCATGGTGCGCGAGCCGCTGGCTGGCCTGCGCGCCGCCTGCCCGGTGCCCGACGCCACGCCTGTCGCCATCGCGTCACCCGCACGCACGGTCGAGGGAATCATCCGCGCCGCCGAGGCAAGCGACGCCGAATGGGGACCGCGCACCGCGCTCAACCTGCCCTCGCTCGCCACCACCGTGGGCGACATGGCGGCTGCGCTGGAGCGCGTGGCTGGCAAGGCGGCCACGGCCCTGCTCGACCGCACGCCCGATCCGGCCATCCAGCGCATCGTGAAGACCTGGCCCGGCCACTTCGAGACGGCGCGCGCGCGGGCGTTGGGGCTCACGGCCGACGAGAGCTTCGAGGCGGTGATTCGCGAATACGTCCGTGAAAATCCCGACGCCGTGAAGCTCCCGGTTGCTGCATAG